One Salvia splendens isolate huo1 chromosome 1, SspV2, whole genome shotgun sequence genomic window, GATATCGATTTTAGAGATGAAGTGCTCAAGTTCATAAACCACATCCTCATGGAAGAGGAAGTGGAAGATGAAACTTGCATGTTTCAAGAGTCTGCTGCTCTTCAAGCTGCAGAGAAGTCGTTCTATGAGGTTCTCGGAGAGCAGTGTCCTGCTTTGAGCGATAATCAGCAGGCTCCCAATCCGGATCAGGGTGTCGAAAGCAAGTTTCTTGAAGAGTCAAGAGGTAGTGTTTATGATCCTAGTGATGTAGAGTCGTTTTCTCCTGATTGGTTTTataatggaaataatattactGTCAATGATCCACACTCGACTTGTCGGTCATTGTACATTACATCGTCTAGCAATGCTACCTTAGCCGATGGGCCCTTTAGTTCACCTGTTAGCCCTCTCAAAATCTCTGATGTGTTCAGCGAGCAAGAGTTGGCTATGCAATTCATGAAGGGAGCTGAAGAAGCGAATAAATTTCTTGACTGTGGCAGCAACTTGATTATGAGTATTATTAATGATGAGTCGAGAGAGACCCCTGATATACCAAGGGGGAAGAAGAATCCCCATCATGAGACCTTAGAGGAAAGGAGCAGCAAGCAGTCAGCCGTTTCTTCCGACACTGATGTGAGTGGTGACATGTTTGATATGGTTCTTCTGTCCAGTGGAGGAAAGAACGAATCTGCGCTACGTAAAGAATTGAGTGGAGTAACTAAAAGCACTCCACAAGAGGATCATTCAGAGGGAGTTAATGGTGGGagcaagaaaaaaggaggaagGACAAGTGTGGTTGATTTGAGAACCTTACTGAGCCTTTGTGCACAAGCCGTTGCAGTTGATGACCATGGGACAGCATATGATTACCTGAAGCAGATTCGACAACATGCTACTCCGGCTGGGGATGGGATGCAGAGACTTGCCTTTTACTTTGCTGATGGCCTCGAGGCACGCATGGCTGGATATGGAGATCTCACATATGCTCGTGCTCCTACGTTCCCTACCTCGGCTGCTGACATCCTCAAGGCCTATCATATACTAATTGCTACCTGTCCATTTCGGAAGATATCTAATTTCTTTGCTAATAAAACCATCATGAATGTTTCTGAGAAAGTCACGAAGCTCCACATTGTCGATTTTGGCATTCTCTATGGTTTCCAATGGCCTAGCTTTATGCAACGTCTATCTACTCGACCCGGTGGGCCCCCAAAGCTTCGTATCACTGGCATTGATCTTCCGTGTCCAGGTTTCCGGCCATCAGCAAGGGTTGAAGAGACCGGGAGGCGTTTGTCTAGTTATGCTGACACTTTTGGAGTTCCGTTTGAGTTCAACGCGATTGCTAAAAAATGGGAAACGATAAAACTTGGCGATCTTACGATAGAGAAAGACGAGTTGCTTGTGGTAAGCTGTATTAACAGATTCAGGAGTCTTCTCGATGAGAGTGTGTTAGTGAATAGCCCGAGAAATATTGTTCTAGGCCTTATCAGGAAGATGAATCCTGCCGTTTTCGTCCAGGGGGCTATGAATGGCTCGTATAGTGCCCCTTTCTTCATTACAAGATTCCGGGAGGCAATGTTTCATTTCTCGTCCCTTTTTGACATGCTCGACACCATTATTCCCCGAGAGATTCATGAGAGGATGCTTCTTGAGAAGACGCTGTTTGGACAAGGCATTGTGAACGTAATATCTTGTGAAGGAGCTGATAGGATCGATAGACCAGAGACTTACAAGCAATGGCAGATCCGGAACACTAGAGCTGGATTCGTGCAGCTTCCGCTGGACAGGGAGATAGTGAAAATGGCTAGAAGAAAAGTCAAGTCATCCTACCACAAGGATTTTGTGATCGACGAAGATGGCCACTGGATGTTGCAAGGGTGGAAAGGGCGCATCATATACGCGCTCTCTTCTTGGAGGCCCGCTGATTGAACTCAACTCGTTACTGGTAGTAAAGGCCAGATGACTGGTCGCTGTTCGTGCAGGCTTGTGCATCAGATGTCGAACATCCACTTGTTAGAAGCAAGGTACTAATAAGCTATACAAGTTTATAAATTCAACATCCACTTTTGATAACAGTTTATCGATGCTCGTTTGTTGATAATGTCGTAATCTATCGGGAAATTCGTGGCTGGAAAGCAACAAAATGGCGTGGTAACGGCTTCATGTATTGATAGGTAATGTAATATTTCTTGATGTTGGCAAAAAGACATTGAAGAAGGCCCGTGGTATAGGCTTAAACGGAAACGATAACGTTTTGTTTCGACCGATTTCATCTGCAACCACATTACAGAGCAATATATGCAGGCTCACAGAATAGCCATAAATTTACATTTCCTTGTATCAGATTTATGAGTTTTCTGCATAACCTATCATCCTTGGCCTATTTCTGGATTTACGAGTTTTCTGCATCTTCATATATAGTGTTGCCATTTTCTTCTTTGATAGATTAGAGCTTTTTCCGTGGTGTTA contains:
- the LOC121743930 gene encoding scarecrow-like protein 14 isoform X2, whose translation is MRSNKEALHVFPTPNLINDLRISDRFSNGNRTDNSRHMSNQFSFDTRVQSPEDIDFRDEVLKFINHILMEEEVEDETCMFQESAALQAAEKSFYEVLGEQCPALSDNQQAPNPDQGVESKFLEESRGSVYDPSDVESFSPDWFYNGNNITVNDPHSTCRSLYITSSSNATLADGPFSSPVSPLKISDVFSEQELAMQFMKGAEEANKFLDCGSNLIMSIINDESRETPDIPRGKKNPHHETLEERSSKQSAVSSDTDVSGDMFDMVLLSSGGKNESALRKELSGVTKSTPQEDHSEGVNGGSKKKGGRTSVVDLRTLLSLCAQAVAVDDHGTAYDYLKQIRQHATPAGDGMQRLAFYFADGLEARMAGYGDLTYARAPTFPTSAADILKAYHILIATCPFRKISNFFANKTIMNVSEKVTKLHIVDFGILYGFQWPSFMQRLSTRPGGPPKLRITGIDLPCPGFRPSARVEETGRRLSSYADTFGVPFEFNAIAKKWETIKLGDLTIEKDELLVVSCINRFRSLLDESVLVNSPRNIVLGLIRKMNPAVFVQGAMNGSYSAPFFITRFREAMFHFSSLFDMLDTIIPREIHERMLLEKTLFGQGIVNVISCEGADRIDRPETYKQWQIRNTRAGFVQLPLDREIVKMARRKVKSSYHKDFVIDEDGHWMLQGWKGRIIYALSSWRPAD
- the LOC121743930 gene encoding scarecrow-like protein 14 isoform X1 produces the protein MDKNFSSISGPISRMRSNKEALHVFPTPNLINDLRISDRFSNGNRTDNSRHMSNQFSFDTRVQSPEDIDFRDEVLKFINHILMEEEVEDETCMFQESAALQAAEKSFYEVLGEQCPALSDNQQAPNPDQGVESKFLEESRGSVYDPSDVESFSPDWFYNGNNITVNDPHSTCRSLYITSSSNATLADGPFSSPVSPLKISDVFSEQELAMQFMKGAEEANKFLDCGSNLIMSIINDESRETPDIPRGKKNPHHETLEERSSKQSAVSSDTDVSGDMFDMVLLSSGGKNESALRKELSGVTKSTPQEDHSEGVNGGSKKKGGRTSVVDLRTLLSLCAQAVAVDDHGTAYDYLKQIRQHATPAGDGMQRLAFYFADGLEARMAGYGDLTYARAPTFPTSAADILKAYHILIATCPFRKISNFFANKTIMNVSEKVTKLHIVDFGILYGFQWPSFMQRLSTRPGGPPKLRITGIDLPCPGFRPSARVEETGRRLSSYADTFGVPFEFNAIAKKWETIKLGDLTIEKDELLVVSCINRFRSLLDESVLVNSPRNIVLGLIRKMNPAVFVQGAMNGSYSAPFFITRFREAMFHFSSLFDMLDTIIPREIHERMLLEKTLFGQGIVNVISCEGADRIDRPETYKQWQIRNTRAGFVQLPLDREIVKMARRKVKSSYHKDFVIDEDGHWMLQGWKGRIIYALSSWRPAD